The proteins below are encoded in one region of Sulfuricurvum sp.:
- a CDS encoding glycosyltransferase family 4 protein, whose amino-acid sequence MTSVIEYEKLRLKEIYTLLFPNEHIFIQLKPSEIQDLKGPKNIKLNILAHAILNEYQIHIGPMHLPVSHSFEITIPSKNQSQENNFPISNTRKISYLLSSYPLLHETVLELIFNYLEMKQHIHFNKKYKTFPWKTDCTSEQTPTALVMMHWLDVGGAEKFAVETCLIMEKNNITPIVLSSRSSRPFYFEQLSHKYLIYELDRQIPLGKRLKFILLLIKHHKISIIHNHHSTHFYQVIALVKSFFRSIIAIDTLHIDEKKRNRLGFPRLSVIWTNYIDYHHVISKRLENFFLTHRIDKSKIIFGHLGKTLSYPSTFNIQNNLLNKKINICFVGRMVTQKRPILGAVLLIDAVAFLIKSNFETTVNIVGDGEHLKSFINAINKSGYAKYFKFFPSNTNVLTIMQQNDILLISSENEGITLVAYEALAQGCIVVSTDVGAQNEIVPQNLLLPSTIFKARNRWEKILLNLTTNEIFRENIFIEIKKKVDEMKQKQNAWEVLDQVYRDIYAKFNFK is encoded by the coding sequence ATGACATCTGTAATAGAATACGAAAAATTAAGATTAAAAGAAATCTATACTTTATTATTCCCTAATGAACATATATTTATTCAGCTAAAACCATCGGAAATACAAGATTTAAAAGGACCGAAAAATATAAAACTAAATATACTCGCTCATGCCATTTTGAATGAGTATCAGATACATATTGGACCAATGCATTTACCAGTTTCACATTCATTTGAAATAACTATTCCATCAAAAAATCAATCACAAGAAAATAATTTTCCTATAAGCAATACTAGAAAAATTAGTTATTTATTATCTTCATATCCATTATTACATGAAACTGTTTTAGAATTGATTTTCAATTATCTTGAGATGAAACAGCATATACATTTTAATAAAAAATATAAAACTTTCCCATGGAAAACCGACTGTACGTCTGAACAAACACCCACAGCTCTAGTAATGATGCATTGGTTAGATGTTGGTGGTGCTGAAAAATTTGCCGTCGAAACATGCTTGATAATGGAAAAAAACAATATAACACCTATTGTTTTATCGTCACGTTCTTCTCGACCATTTTATTTTGAACAACTTAGCCACAAATACTTAATATATGAATTAGATCGTCAAATTCCTCTTGGCAAAAGGCTTAAATTTATACTATTACTCATTAAACATCATAAAATATCCATTATTCATAATCATCATAGCACACATTTTTATCAGGTAATAGCATTGGTCAAAAGTTTTTTTCGATCAATAATAGCCATTGATACTTTACACATTGATGAGAAAAAAAGAAATCGGTTGGGGTTCCCTCGTTTATCAGTTATTTGGACAAATTACATTGATTATCATCATGTCATAAGTAAACGATTAGAAAACTTTTTTTTAACTCATCGTATTGATAAAAGTAAAATTATTTTTGGTCATTTAGGCAAAACTCTCTCATATCCATCCACTTTTAATATTCAAAATAACCTGTTGAATAAAAAGATTAATATTTGTTTTGTGGGGAGAATGGTCACACAAAAACGACCTATTTTAGGAGCTGTTTTACTAATTGATGCTGTAGCATTTTTGATTAAATCTAATTTTGAAACAACTGTAAATATTGTTGGTGATGGGGAACATTTAAAATCTTTTATAAATGCTATCAATAAAAGTGGTTATGCAAAATATTTTAAATTTTTTCCAAGCAATACAAATGTATTAACAATCATGCAACAAAATGATATTTTACTTATAAGTTCAGAAAATGAAGGAATCACTCTAGTAGCTTATGAAGCGCTTGCTCAAGGATGCATAGTAGTTTCGACTGATGTAGGGGCACAAAATGAAATAGTCCCTCAAAATTTATTACTTCCTTCAACAATCTTTAAAGCTAGAAATAGATGGGAAAAAATTTTACTTAACCTCACGACAAATGAAATATTTCGAGAAAATATCTTTATTGAAATAAAAAAGAAAGTAGACGAAATGAAACAAAAACAAAACGCATGGGAAGTATTAGATCAAGTTTATAGGGACATATATGCAAAATTCAATTTCAAATAA
- a CDS encoding glycosyltransferase yields the protein MQNSISNKPTICAVVVTYNRKELLLECLNSIVNQNYPVDSIVIIDNCSNDGTTQKLVEAKYISTDKTIVIKNGISIFYKKTSMNIGGAGGFNIGIKEAFSHKFDFIWLMDDDTIPHNSTLSELIKSYKISSEKLKSPIGFVCSKVLHTDHTVHIMNIPTIHSIYKNDSLPFNTLDEDDVLVAYSCSFVSVLITFEAIQFSGLPYKEYFIWYDDVEFTSRISDQGFIGIYSMNSTVVHKTPFNYGANILSASVNDLWKFKYGIRNSLHALKRKNFKLFLFVLIKKAIFDSIFIYKNRKNHNFLFAKSNFISVLSSLFFNPEKEFI from the coding sequence ATGCAAAATTCAATTTCAAATAAACCCACAATCTGTGCCGTAGTAGTTACATATAATAGAAAAGAGTTATTACTTGAATGTTTAAATTCTATCGTTAATCAAAATTATCCCGTAGATAGCATAGTTATTATTGATAACTGCAGTAATGATGGAACTACACAAAAATTAGTTGAAGCTAAATACATAAGTACGGATAAGACAATAGTTATAAAAAATGGGATATCAATCTTTTATAAAAAAACATCAATGAATATTGGTGGAGCCGGTGGATTCAATATTGGTATTAAAGAGGCTTTTTCTCATAAATTTGATTTCATTTGGTTAATGGATGATGATACTATTCCACACAATTCAACACTTTCAGAACTAATAAAAAGCTATAAAATATCGTCTGAAAAGTTAAAATCGCCAATAGGATTTGTTTGTAGTAAAGTTTTACATACTGATCATACCGTCCACATTATGAATATTCCGACAATTCATTCAATTTATAAAAATGATAGCCTTCCTTTTAATACTCTAGATGAAGATGACGTGTTAGTTGCTTATTCATGTTCCTTTGTTTCTGTTTTAATCACATTTGAAGCAATACAATTTAGTGGTTTGCCCTATAAAGAATATTTTATTTGGTATGATGATGTCGAATTTACTTCAAGAATTTCAGACCAAGGTTTTATAGGGATATATTCAATGAATAGTACTGTAGTACACAAAACTCCCTTTAATTACGGAGCAAATATTTTAAGTGCATCAGTTAATGACTTATGGAAATTCAAGTATGGTATCCGTAATTCATTACATGCATTAAAAAGAAAAAATTTTAAATTATTTCTTTTTGTATTAATCAAAAAAGCAATTTTTGACTCCATATTCATATACAAAAATCGAAAAAACCATAATTTTCTATTTGCTAAATCAAACTTTATTAGTGTTTTGTCCTCTCTCTTTTTTAATCCAGAAAAAGAATTTATTTAA
- a CDS encoding aromatic ring-hydroxylating dioxygenase subunit alpha, with translation MTSRADYHTQSTHDKECEALFERFYHFGAHRSELNEPNDFRRIQAGGHDIVLYNDNGNIIAFENSCPHRGCLLITEEHGSKELVCPYHGWRFGEGKCIVPNRKLFNEDEINSAALRTYAIELCGNFIFFSPAPSATLREQLGSFWELLETLSHDISRLIDDNDEPFSANWKISLENALENYHVSSVHPTSLGTLEPTDGTVTFDQTNSLWESPLGNTKVHTKLSKLHTLFDNKYRNECYFSLYLFPFSMISSTFGYSYAFQNFYPKTPTETAFSSRTYATQTEYTSFFDNVAQLNRQIFAEDARICQLVQMGTALSAPYIYNRQEKRILAFHRHYEALVKEEPL, from the coding sequence ATGACATCCAGAGCGGATTATCATACACAATCAACGCATGATAAAGAGTGCGAAGCGCTCTTTGAACGCTTTTACCACTTTGGAGCGCACCGCTCTGAATTAAACGAACCAAACGATTTTCGACGTATTCAGGCTGGCGGACATGACATTGTTCTCTACAATGACAACGGAAACATCATTGCTTTTGAAAATAGCTGTCCGCACAGAGGCTGTTTGCTTATAACGGAAGAACATGGCTCCAAAGAGCTCGTATGCCCTTATCACGGTTGGCGTTTCGGAGAAGGCAAATGTATCGTTCCCAATCGAAAACTTTTTAATGAAGATGAGATCAACTCCGCTGCTCTGCGTACCTATGCGATCGAGCTGTGCGGAAATTTCATCTTTTTTTCACCGGCTCCTTCCGCGACACTGAGAGAACAGCTCGGTTCTTTTTGGGAACTGCTAGAAACCCTCTCCCACGATATTTCCCGTCTTATCGACGATAACGACGAGCCTTTTTCAGCCAATTGGAAAATTTCGCTCGAAAATGCCCTCGAAAACTATCACGTCTCTTCCGTTCATCCGACTTCGCTTGGGACACTGGAACCGACGGACGGAACAGTGACATTTGATCAAACCAATTCGCTATGGGAATCCCCGCTTGGAAATACAAAAGTGCATACCAAACTGTCAAAACTCCACACCCTTTTTGACAACAAATACCGCAACGAGTGCTATTTCAGCCTTTATCTTTTCCCTTTTTCCATGATTTCTTCAACGTTCGGGTACTCCTACGCTTTTCAGAATTTTTACCCAAAAACACCTACGGAAACGGCATTTTCCAGCCGTACCTATGCAACACAAACTGAGTACACTTCGTTCTTCGACAATGTGGCTCAGCTGAATCGCCAAATTTTTGCCGAAGACGCCCGGATTTGTCAACTGGTCCAGATGGGAACCGCTTTAAGCGCTCCGTACATCTATAACCGCCAAGAAAAACGGATCCTTGCCTTTCACCGCCATTATGAAGCTCTCGTTAAAGAAGAACCCTTATGA
- a CDS encoding acyl carrier protein, with protein MTKQDLITEIEDILQADEGSLNETTALAGLEDWDSLAFISIIALFDKKLSKKVPLDELKQCQSVGDIIALSGI; from the coding sequence ATGACTAAACAAGATTTAATAACCGAGATTGAAGATATTCTCCAAGCAGATGAGGGGAGTTTAAATGAAACGACGGCACTTGCCGGTCTTGAAGATTGGGACTCGTTGGCTTTTATCAGTATCATCGCTTTATTTGACAAAAAGCTCAGTAAAAAAGTACCGCTTGATGAACTCAAACAATGCCAAAGTGTTGGAGATATCATAGCTCTATCCGGCATCTAA
- a CDS encoding 3-oxoacyl-ACP synthase III family protein, whose product MKITYTHAAISRIVTVIPNQKINNHDLPFDDKTKKKIIKMTGVETRHVLDEKTSLLPLYIQAAQEIFKTIDPQSIDAVIVVSQTPEYRLPTTANVLHGLLDLKKDALAFDINQGCSGYIYGLSQAFALLETASDIKRILLFDGDAISKISEPENKSTAFLFGDAASVTLCERTNDSKSYFVLKSDGHGYTNLIVPDGGIASPLCANSYEKQSDETGNTTSASTLYMNGTEIFNFTVEEVPSLLEEVYTLSNQTPEMIDVFCLHQANRFMLDFLADKMGIAHKTPINIDRYGNSSSVSIPLLICDMPEVCTRSHALLAGFGVGYSMSAALLDLSNTQTMLKGFEA is encoded by the coding sequence ATGAAAATCACCTATACCCACGCTGCAATCAGCCGCATTGTGACCGTTATTCCTAACCAAAAAATAAACAATCATGATTTGCCGTTTGATGATAAAACGAAAAAGAAAATAATTAAAATGACAGGGGTTGAAACACGCCACGTTCTCGATGAAAAAACTTCTCTCTTGCCCTTGTATATTCAAGCAGCACAGGAAATTTTCAAGACCATTGATCCACAAAGCATCGATGCTGTTATTGTAGTAAGTCAAACTCCCGAATATCGGCTTCCGACAACAGCAAACGTGCTGCACGGGTTGTTAGATCTCAAAAAAGATGCTTTGGCTTTTGATATCAATCAAGGATGTTCTGGATACATTTACGGTCTTTCTCAAGCGTTTGCCTTGCTCGAAACTGCCTCTGATATCAAACGGATCCTTTTGTTTGACGGAGATGCGATTTCAAAAATCTCTGAACCGGAAAACAAATCAACCGCTTTTCTTTTCGGCGATGCTGCCAGCGTAACGCTATGTGAAAGAACGAATGATTCTAAAAGCTATTTCGTACTTAAATCTGACGGACATGGATATACCAATCTTATCGTCCCTGATGGCGGAATCGCCTCACCCTTGTGTGCAAACTCGTATGAAAAACAGAGTGATGAAACCGGCAATACTACCTCTGCATCAACCCTCTATATGAATGGAACCGAAATTTTCAATTTTACCGTCGAAGAAGTCCCCTCTCTCTTAGAAGAAGTTTATACACTGTCGAATCAAACTCCGGAAATGATCGATGTATTTTGCCTTCATCAGGCAAATCGCTTTATGCTTGATTTTTTAGCGGATAAAATGGGAATTGCACATAAAACTCCGATCAATATTGATCGTTACGGCAACAGCTCTAGTGTCTCTATCCCCCTATTAATCTGCGATATGCCTGAAGTATGTACTCGTTCACATGCTCTTTTAGCAGGCTTCGGCGTAGGATATTCCATGAGTGCCGCACTTCTTGATCTTTCAAACACACAAACTATGTTGAAAGGATTTGAGGCATGA
- a CDS encoding glycosyltransferase gives MKIASVIVTFNRLEKLKLTVQKTLDEEINYLIIINNASTDETKKWLDSLLDYRLRIIHLETNIGGAGGFHVGFKEVTDNTDADWLVCYDDDAYPQKDSIKLFKSIALPKEAGSIAAAVYSPNHQIVNMNRPGINPFWHWDRVISFLFHGRKSIHIQDNMYHTEQYYEIDASSFVGYFVQTDIVKTVGLPRKELFIYADDVLYTLQVRKAGFKHYFFPTLKFIHDCNTIIQDNKTISPLWKVYYIYRNNLELYRMMAGIFFYPLALVKIFSWWRKEKHYNNPVLYKKILFTAIKDAFKKDFSKSHVEILTLCTPLDCEEKLL, from the coding sequence TTGAAAATCGCATCCGTAATCGTGACATTTAACCGACTGGAAAAACTCAAACTCACTGTACAAAAAACATTAGATGAAGAGATTAACTATTTAATTATTATAAACAATGCTTCGACAGATGAAACCAAAAAATGGCTCGATTCATTACTCGATTATCGTCTTCGAATTATACATTTGGAAACCAATATCGGAGGTGCCGGGGGATTTCATGTTGGCTTTAAAGAAGTAACAGATAATACAGATGCCGATTGGTTGGTCTGTTACGATGATGATGCCTACCCACAGAAAGATTCCATAAAGCTTTTCAAATCGATTGCTTTACCAAAAGAAGCCGGGAGCATCGCAGCTGCCGTCTATTCTCCTAATCATCAGATTGTAAATATGAACCGTCCAGGTATTAATCCATTTTGGCATTGGGATAGAGTTATTTCTTTTTTATTTCACGGTCGAAAATCTATCCATATTCAGGATAATATGTATCATACTGAACAGTATTATGAAATTGATGCTTCATCATTTGTCGGCTATTTTGTGCAAACTGATATTGTCAAAACAGTAGGGTTGCCTCGAAAGGAGTTATTTATCTATGCAGATGATGTACTGTATACCCTCCAAGTCAGAAAAGCTGGGTTTAAACACTATTTTTTTCCTACTCTTAAATTTATTCACGATTGCAATACTATTATACAAGACAATAAAACAATTTCTCCGTTATGGAAAGTCTATTATATTTACCGGAATAATTTAGAGCTATACCGTATGATGGCAGGTATATTTTTTTATCCCTTAGCTTTGGTAAAAATTTTTTCGTGGTGGAGAAAAGAAAAACATTATAATAATCCTGTCCTGTACAAAAAAATACTTTTCACTGCTATTAAAGATGCATTCAAAAAAGACTTTTCGAAATCGCACGTTGAGATATTAACTTTATGTACACCGCTTGATTGTGAAGAAAAATTGTTATGA
- a CDS encoding TylF/MycF/NovP-related O-methyltransferase, translating into MNFIKKLVIKIMEKNASILSDKLSKRLEHIENQLNEIKYNDPRRPEYLFYKVCEVAQKKTIDYIYENMKNAICIVDYDEFLSYCVSKSRSNGDIFEFGVFSGYSINKFACLSVSSNIYGFDSFEGLPEEWQGYHFFDFNRNGKLPNVQSNVTLIKGWFSDTLPVFLKVYKGEGIKLLHIDCDLYSSTKDVFNELAKYITKDMIIIFDEYFNYPNFENHELKAFHEFVQKQRINYEYIAYCGERVAVKIL; encoded by the coding sequence ATGAATTTCATTAAAAAATTAGTCATCAAAATAATGGAAAAAAATGCATCTATTTTGTCAGATAAACTATCTAAGCGCTTAGAACATATTGAAAATCAGTTGAATGAAATTAAATATAATGATCCAAGAAGACCTGAGTATTTATTTTATAAAGTTTGTGAAGTTGCGCAGAAAAAAACAATAGATTACATTTATGAAAATATGAAAAATGCAATTTGTATTGTTGATTATGATGAATTTCTTTCTTATTGTGTTTCAAAAAGTAGATCCAATGGAGATATTTTTGAATTTGGAGTATTCAGTGGGTATTCTATTAATAAATTTGCCTGCCTATCTGTATCATCCAACATATATGGTTTTGATTCTTTTGAAGGATTACCTGAGGAGTGGCAAGGCTATCATTTTTTCGATTTTAACCGAAATGGAAAATTGCCTAATGTACAATCAAATGTTACTTTGATTAAAGGATGGTTTTCTGACACCCTTCCTGTATTTTTAAAAGTATATAAAGGTGAAGGAATCAAATTATTGCATATTGATTGCGATTTATACTCATCAACAAAAGATGTTTTTAACGAACTTGCGAAGTACATTACCAAAGATATGATAATCATTTTTGATGAGTACTTTAATTATCCCAATTTTGAAAATCATGAGCTTAAAGCTTTTCATGAATTTGTCCAAAAACAACGGATCAATTATGAATATATCGCCTACTGTGGTGAAAGAGTGGCAGTTAAAATACTCTGA
- a CDS encoding 3-oxoacyl-ACP synthase III family protein — protein sequence MKISYYLPSNIEDNQTFEALGWPSKKIFAKTGIRQRHVSAPDETALDLAVKGCEKLFADHAIDRTTIDYILYCTQSPDFVIPGNAGILQHRLGLQNAIGAVDINQGCTGYVYALSLAKGLLATQQAHTILIVTTDTYTKYIHPLDRANRSIFGDGASATLLEQTDVENIGQFIFGTDGSGAHNICVKTSGLKYPKSPQTSIEHQDDSGNVRSEDNLYMNGSEVFSFTLEHVPSAVTAILAKHNLSMDEIEHFVFHQANGFMLTHLRDKIGIPEEKFLICMEDTGNTVSSTIPIVLSELMRTKTVKENDRVMLVSFGVGYSWAATILTYKTAEDQK from the coding sequence ATGAAAATATCGTATTATCTTCCTTCCAATATCGAAGATAATCAGACCTTTGAAGCGCTGGGATGGCCCTCTAAAAAAATCTTTGCCAAAACCGGAATACGCCAACGGCATGTCAGTGCTCCGGATGAGACAGCTTTGGATTTGGCGGTCAAAGGATGTGAAAAGCTATTCGCCGACCATGCCATCGACCGAACCACTATTGACTATATTCTCTACTGCACCCAAAGCCCCGATTTCGTCATCCCGGGCAATGCCGGAATTTTACAACACCGCTTGGGTTTGCAAAATGCTATCGGTGCTGTCGATATCAATCAAGGATGTACCGGATATGTCTATGCCCTCTCACTCGCAAAAGGGCTTTTGGCTACCCAACAGGCACACACAATCTTGATCGTTACAACCGACACCTATACCAAATACATTCATCCGCTGGATCGCGCCAACCGCTCTATTTTCGGGGACGGCGCAAGTGCAACTCTCTTGGAACAAACCGATGTGGAGAACATCGGGCAGTTTATATTTGGTACCGACGGCAGCGGTGCACACAACATATGCGTCAAAACCAGCGGTTTGAAATACCCAAAAAGTCCCCAAACCTCCATCGAGCACCAAGACGATTCAGGCAATGTCCGCAGCGAAGACAACCTTTATATGAACGGATCGGAAGTCTTTTCCTTTACTCTCGAACATGTCCCCTCAGCTGTAACAGCCATACTGGCGAAACATAACCTGAGTATGGATGAGATTGAGCACTTCGTTTTCCATCAGGCAAACGGTTTTATGCTGACCCATTTGAGAGATAAAATCGGTATCCCCGAAGAAAAATTTTTAATCTGTATGGAAGATACCGGGAATACCGTCTCATCCACTATTCCCATCGTCCTTTCAGAGCTTATGCGAACCAAAACCGTTAAGGAAAATGATAGAGTGATGCTTGTATCATTTGGGGTCGGATATTCGTGGGCCGCCACCATTTTGACATATAAAACTGCCGAGGATCAAAAATGA
- a CDS encoding sugar transferase, translating to MYVNLIKPLLDRFGALILLILFSPFILLVTLMIAVRMGRPVVFAQRRPGLHGKIFTIYKFRTMTDEKDSQGNLLPDSERLKGIGRFIRNFSLDELPQLLNVLKGEMSFIGPRPLLPEYLPLYTPQQARRHDVKPGITGWAQINGRNAISWEEKFRYDVEYVNNISFALDFKIFYRTFAKVFIKEGISQAGEATMEKFTGTKEKK from the coding sequence GTGTACGTTAATCTGATCAAACCCTTACTGGATCGTTTCGGAGCATTGATTTTATTGATCCTCTTTTCGCCTTTCATCCTACTCGTCACACTCATGATTGCCGTTCGCATGGGACGTCCCGTTGTTTTCGCCCAACGCCGTCCAGGATTGCATGGAAAGATTTTTACGATCTATAAATTTCGTACCATGACGGATGAAAAAGATTCCCAAGGGAACCTTCTGCCGGATTCAGAGCGATTGAAGGGAATAGGTCGATTCATCCGAAATTTCAGTTTGGATGAGCTCCCCCAACTGCTCAATGTTCTCAAGGGTGAAATGAGTTTTATCGGACCACGCCCTCTCTTGCCGGAATATTTGCCGCTCTATACTCCGCAGCAGGCACGGAGACATGATGTCAAACCCGGCATTACCGGGTGGGCTCAAATAAACGGACGCAATGCGATCAGCTGGGAAGAAAAATTTCGTTATGATGTCGAATACGTCAATAATATATCGTTTGCGCTCGACTTTAAAATCTTTTATCGTACTTTTGCAAAGGTGTTTATCAAAGAAGGGATATCCCAAGCAGGAGAAGCAACCATGGAAAAGTTCACCGGGACTAAGGAAAAAAAATGA
- the glf gene encoding UDP-galactopyranose mutase: MTKIAIIGSGFSGSVIARELAEAGYTVELLEEREHIGGNSYSYIDKESGITVHKYGPHIFHTDNDRVWKYVNRFGAIMPYVNRVKSTVNGQVYSLPINLHTINQFFVKAMSPHEAKAFVATLSDPSIGEPCNFEEQALKFLGRGLYEAFFKGYTIKQWGIDPKTLSANILKRLPVRFNYDDNYFAHKYQGMPRDGYTAIIEAILDHPSISVHLNTRFTKEMASDYDHVFYSGPIDAYYNYELGRLGYRTLDFEMHRDSGDFQGCAVMNYGDLDTPYTRISEHKHFAPWEDHKQTLYFKEYSRQCEPNDIPYYPIRQTQEQELLRRYVEMANKEEKITFVGRLGTYRYLDMDVTIKEALETADRFKDEGKTPPFMIDPLA; encoded by the coding sequence ATGACGAAAATCGCTATCATCGGCTCAGGCTTCTCCGGTTCTGTCATCGCACGAGAATTAGCAGAAGCAGGATACACTGTAGAACTTCTCGAAGAACGCGAACATATTGGTGGCAACTCATACAGTTATATCGATAAAGAAAGTGGTATCACCGTCCATAAATACGGTCCACATATCTTTCATACCGATAATGACCGGGTGTGGAAATACGTGAATCGATTCGGTGCGATTATGCCTTATGTCAATCGTGTTAAATCAACAGTCAATGGACAAGTCTACTCTCTTCCCATCAACCTACACACCATCAATCAGTTTTTTGTGAAAGCAATGTCGCCGCATGAAGCCAAAGCATTTGTAGCAACACTCTCTGATCCATCGATCGGAGAACCGTGCAATTTCGAAGAACAGGCGTTAAAATTTTTAGGGCGTGGACTCTACGAAGCGTTTTTTAAAGGCTATACGATCAAGCAATGGGGGATTGACCCAAAAACTCTTTCTGCAAACATTCTAAAACGTCTCCCCGTACGATTCAATTACGATGACAATTATTTTGCTCACAAATATCAGGGGATGCCGCGTGATGGCTATACCGCTATAATCGAAGCGATTTTAGATCATCCCTCTATCAGTGTCCATTTAAATACCCGTTTTACCAAAGAAATGGCTTCTGATTATGATCATGTTTTCTATAGCGGTCCTATCGACGCCTACTATAACTATGAATTAGGACGATTAGGCTATCGCACCCTCGATTTCGAAATGCACCGTGACAGTGGAGACTTTCAGGGATGCGCGGTAATGAACTATGGAGACCTCGATACCCCCTATACCCGTATCAGTGAGCACAAACACTTCGCCCCATGGGAAGATCATAAACAAACGCTCTATTTCAAAGAATACAGCAGACAATGCGAACCAAACGATATCCCTTATTATCCGATTCGTCAAACCCAGGAGCAGGAGTTGCTTCGCCGTTATGTCGAAATGGCGAACAAAGAGGAAAAGATCACTTTTGTCGGGCGTTTAGGGACATATCGTTATCTCGATATGGATGTAACAATCAAAGAGGCATTGGAAACAGCTGATCGCTTCAAAGATGAAGGTAAAACACCACCATTTATGATCGATCCGTTAGCTTAA
- a CDS encoding glycosyltransferase family 4 protein: MTFGFLSHLDYNIWLFRLPVMQELVRQGHTVYAICPAGEISNSFCEHGITHIPYKIERSSLNPFKELNAIRHIYTAITPLKLDILHTFTAKPNIYGTIAGRFARVPRIINLVEGLGSFYLENDLKSRIVRNLIELLYRQTFKLADTVMFVNHDDPDYLISKKIVSPAKVFIMKGVGIDTNKWRPLSKEDKWIRVTMVARALKHKGVLEFIEAATILTKKYPEVSFQYVGSPDEGNRFSVTETFMKEQTAIHYLGHQTNICHILAQSDIFVLPSYYREGLPRTSMEAASMGLPIVTTDVVGCRETVDDGVNGFLVPPHNINALANAIEKLISNPDLRSQMGQAGREKALKEFDIATIVDKHLEVYGLQRVR, translated from the coding sequence ATGACCTTTGGCTTCCTCTCCCACCTCGATTACAACATTTGGCTTTTCCGTCTGCCGGTCATGCAGGAGTTGGTGCGTCAAGGACATACAGTGTATGCGATATGTCCAGCAGGAGAAATAAGCAACTCCTTTTGCGAACACGGGATTACCCATATCCCGTATAAAATAGAGCGTTCGAGTCTCAACCCGTTTAAAGAACTCAATGCGATCCGACATATCTATACTGCCATCACACCACTCAAACTTGATATTCTCCATACCTTTACAGCCAAACCCAATATTTACGGCACTATCGCAGGGAGATTCGCCCGCGTGCCTCGTATCATCAACCTTGTCGAAGGACTGGGAAGTTTTTATCTCGAAAACGATTTAAAAAGCCGCATTGTCCGCAATCTGATTGAGCTGCTTTATCGTCAAACGTTTAAACTCGCCGATACCGTAATGTTTGTCAATCATGATGACCCGGATTATCTGATCTCTAAAAAAATTGTCTCACCTGCTAAAGTTTTCATTATGAAAGGGGTAGGGATAGATACAAATAAATGGAGACCTTTATCTAAAGAGGATAAATGGATTCGAGTAACAATGGTTGCACGTGCTCTTAAACATAAAGGGGTTTTGGAATTTATTGAAGCTGCTACCATCCTAACAAAAAAATATCCCGAAGTTTCATTCCAATACGTTGGTTCTCCCGATGAAGGAAATCGTTTTAGTGTCACAGAAACATTTATGAAAGAACAGACCGCCATACACTACCTCGGCCACCAAACCAATATTTGTCATATCCTAGCCCAAAGCGATATTTTTGTCCTCCCAAGCTATTATCGAGAGGGGCTCCCCAGAACATCTATGGAAGCTGCAAGTATGGGACTACCAATTGTCACTACCGATGTCGTCGGATGCCGAGAAACCGTGGATGATGGGGTTAACGGATTTCTAGTACCCCCACACAATATAAACGCATTGGCCAATGCAATCGAAAAACTCATTTCTAACCCTGATTTGCGCTCTCAAATGGGACAGGCAGGAAGGGAAAAAGCCTTAAAAGAGTTCGATATCGCTACAATTGTCGACAAACATCTCGAAGTGTACGGACTGCAGCGTGTACGTTAA